The segment CCGCCTCGTTTTCAAAGGCGACCCACGGGGAGGCTGCTAAAAAGCTTCAGGCATCAGTGTGCTCGAAAAGTTAGAGCGCCACCTTGGCGCTGCTCGGTGACTCGGAAAGGATCCGCCCGAGTCGCCGCTCTATCGATACAGATCGCCCTGGAGGTATTTCAGGCCCGAGTCGACGATCACGGTGACGACGCGCTTGCCGGGGCCGAGCTGCTTCGCGAGGCGCTGGGCAGCCCAGACGTTGGCACCGCTCGTGATCCCGCCGAAGATCCCTTCTTCTTTCGCCAGGCGCCGCGCGGTCGCCTGGGCGTCGTCGTCGGTGACCGCGATGATCTCGTCGGCCAGATCGAGCCGGCAGATCTTCGGGACGAAGCCGGGGCCGATGCCTTCCTGGCGATGCCCACCGGGCTTTCCTTCTCCCGAGAGCGCCCGTGACGTGGCCGGCTCGGTGGCGGCGCAGCGGATCGCGGGGAGGCGCTCCTTGAGCCTCTCGGCGTTCCCGGAGAAGCAGCCTCCCGTCCCGACGCCCATCACAAACGCGTCGACTTTCCCTCCGAGCGCTTCCAGGATCTCGTCGGCCATCGCGTGGTAGGCGGCGCGATTGTCGGTGTTGTTGAACTGATCGGTCCAGAAGGTCTGCGGCTCGGCGGCGAGCTCCCGGACACGCCCAATCAGAGTCTGGATGAGCTCCGGGGTGATTCTCCGGTTCTCGCTCTTGACGATGAGCAGCTCCGCCCCGAAGGCCCGCATCGTCTGCAGCTTCTCCTCCGCGAAGGCGTCCGAGGAGGCGAAGAGCGCCCGGTAGCCTTTCGCCGCGCACACCATCGCCAGCGAGCTTCCGGTGCTGCCGCCGGTGTAATCGATGACCCGGCTGCCGGGCTCGAGCTCCCCGCGGCGCTCCGCCCCTTCCACCATCGACAGCGCCATCCGATCCTTCATGCTACCGGTCGGGTTCGCGCCCTCCCACTTCACGTAGATCTCGGCCCCGTCGCGCGCCGGGAGGCGCTCGAGGCGGATCAGAGGAGTCCTGCCGATCGATCCAAGCATGTTCCTTAGGGCGTTTCGTTCCGGGGTCATCGTTCCTCCTCTTGATCCTGGGTGCGGGTTCAGGGGGGCGTGTCGAGCTCCGCCAGAAGCGATTCCAGATCGAGCGGGTCGGTCTTCATGTTCACGGCTCCGCCGGCGCCGCGCGGCCATTCGTCGCGCGGCCGATCCCGGTACAGCTCCAGCCCGTTGCCGTCGGGATCGCGCAGATAGAGCGCCTCGCTGACGCCATGGTCGCTGGCGCCTTCGAGCGGAACGCCGGCGGCGAGCAGGCGCCGCAGGGCGTCGGCCAGGGATCGCCGATCGGGATAGCGGATGGCCACGTGGTAGAGTCCCGTCGATCGCCGCGGCGGCGGCGAGCCGCCCTGGCTCTCCCAGACGTTCATCCCGATGTGGTGGTGATAGCCTCCGGCCGAGACGAAAGCGGCCGAGTCGCCGTAGCGCTGCGTCAGCTCGAACCCCAGAACGTCGCGATAGAAGGAGAGCGCCCGCTCGAGGTCGGCCACCTTCAAGTGGACGTGCCCGATGTCGACTCGAGGGTCGATCGGCTCGGTGTTGGCCATCGCCATGCCCTCCGGAGAGGGAGCCCGCCCCAGGGACGGGCGGCTTACGTCTTCGGCGCCAGGTCTTTTCCCTCTTCCTTGCTGTCCGAATCGTCGGTGTTGAATATCAGCCGCGCGATCTTCCACGATCCCGGCGCCTCCCGCTTCAGGATCCAGAGGTACCTCACCCAGACCTCGATCTCCTCCCGCGTCACGGGATCGGTCGTGACGAGCGTCACGTCGATCCGCTCGAAGGCCCAGTCGGAGAGGATTCGGTCCTCCTGCACGTCGAACTCGAGCGTCGAAGGGTTTTCCTCCAGGATGTCGTTGAAGTAGGCGGCGATCTCTTCCTTCCCCTCGCAGGTCGCCTCTTCGGCCGGGATGAGGACGGCGTCCTCGGTGAAAAGCTCCATGAGCCGGTCGATGTTCCCCTCGTTGTGCGCCTTGAGGAAGCTCTCCCGGAGCTTCGCGATCGCCTCCACCTCGGCCGCATCGGGCTTCGCGGCGGCGGCCTTCGCGGGAGTCGCCTCCTTGCGGCAGGCGGGGATCAGGAGGCAGAAAGCCAAGGCGAGACTCGCGAGGAAGAGAGGGTGGAAACGGGCGGGCATCTCGGGTTTCATCCACTTGGCCGAACGGCCGTCGATCTCCATCGTTCCTCCTGTCGGCGCCGAGAGGGTGTGCCCAGGCCGGCCGGCTCGCGAAATCTGGCTCTCGGGCGCCAGCGCCTCGAGAATCGAGGCAAATTGCCCCCGCCTTCCAGACTGCAGCCACCTACCGCCGGCGGCCCCGCCGGCCGCGGCATCAGTCCAAGCACCCTCTTTGGGGCGGGAACAGAGTCCTTTCCGGCGGCACGACTCCCGGAGGATAACACGGCCGAACCCGGGGTCAATTCCCGGACTTCCCCCCGGAAGGTATGGTAGTGTTCGCCGTGACCATGCATGTCTCGTCGACGCTGCCTTCCGGAAGTTCGCCAGGGGATGGGCCCGATCCGCTGCATCCTCACCCGCCTCTGAAGCGATACTACGCGAGCGAAGAGGAGCGGCGGAAGCGCGTCAGCCGGTGGTTCGACCAGGCCGCGGCGCACTACAACTTCATCACGCAGGCGATGAGCCTCGGCTCGGGGCATCGCTACCGGAAGCGGGCGCTGGCGCGCGCCGGCCTGGCGCGCGGCATGAAAGTCCTGGACGTCGCCTGCGGGACGGGCATCCTCTCCTCGCACGCCCAACGGATCGTCGGAGAGGAGGGTCTCGTGGTCGGCCTCGATCTCAGCGCCGGCATGCTCCGGCAGGCGCGGCGAGGCGGCGTGCGCCACCTCGCCCAGGGCGACGCCGAGCTGCTTCCGGTGGCGAGCGGGCAGTTCGACTTCCTCGACATGGGCTACGCGCTGCGCCACGTCGCCGACCTGCGCGCCACGTTTCAAGAGTTCCGGCGCGTGCTGAAGCCCGGGGGAAAAATCCTGATCCTGGAAATCACGCCGCCCCGCTCCCGCTTCCGGCTCGGCCTGGTGCGCCTCTGCCTCGGACGGGTGGTCCCGATGATCGCCCTGCTGGTGGGCGGCGGGCGGGGATCGCAGGAGCTGATGAAGTACTACTGGGACACCATCGAGACTTGCGTCGCGCCGCCGGTCATCCTCGCGGCGCTTCGGGAAGCGGGCTTCTCGAGCGCCGAGCGGCACGTGGAGCTGGGCATCTTCAGCGAGTACCTGGCGGCAAGCTGAGCGTCGCCTCGCCGGCGAGCGGCGGCGATCTGGAGGAACCGGACCTTGGTTTCGCTGGAACTCCCGGTCGGATCCCGCGAGCCCCGCGTCGAGCTCCTGGTCGTGGAGGCCGAGCGCCTGGAGGCCGAGCTGGCGCGCCGGCGCGGCCGCGTCCTGATGGCCAAACGCTACGGCGGCCCCCTGGCGCGGCTCGACGCCGAGGCTCCCCTCGCCGAAGTGCCGAACCGGGTCCTGTGCGGCGCTCCCCGAGCCGAGATCTGGATCACACCGCGACCGGCCACGTGCCACCGCGCGAACGGGCTGACCTGGGCGGAGGACGGCCGCGCCCTGTTCGGCTGCTCGCGGCGCCGGGCCGGCGAGAGGACGGACGAGGACACGTTCGCGGCCTACCGCGAGGTCTTCGCCCTGCTCGACGAGCGCGGCTACCGAAACCTCCTGCGCGTCTGGAACTACCTGCCGCGGATCAATCAGGATCAGCGGGGCGTCGAATGCTACAAGCGCTTCAACGTCGGCCGGGCGCGCAGCTTCGAGGAGCGCTACGGCTGCTCGGTGGAAACCGAGTTCTCGGCGTCGACCGCGGTCGGCACTCCGGGGGAGGACCTGGTCGTCTGTTTCGCCGCCGGCCGCGAGCCGGGAATTCACCTGGAGAATCCCCGGCAGACCTGCGCCTACCGGTACCCGCCCGAGTACGGTCCGAAGAGCCCCTCCTTCGCGCGCGGAACGCTCGCTCCCGCCGGGTGGGGAGAGACCTTTTTCCTCTCGGGAACGGCGAGCGTGGTCGGCCACGAGACGAAGCATCCGGGGGACCCCCTGGGGCAGCTCGACGAGGCTCTCGCCAACATCGACGCGCTGCTGGACTGCGCCGCGGGGCGCAGCGGCAGGGGTCGCGCGGTGCGCGGCGCGCGGTTCGATCTGCTCAAGACCTACGTCCGGCGGCGAGAGGATTTCCCCGCCATTCGCGAGGCGCTCGCCAAGCGCCTCGACCCCGCCACGCCGGCGATCTACCTCGAGGCCGACATCTGCCGGAAGGACCTGCTGCTCGAGATCGAAGGGGTGTGGCGGTGATCGGATCTCCGGCCGCGCCCGGAACCGCGCGGCGGCTCGCGAGGCCGCCCCACGCTCCGGAGCGCGGATGGTCGTGGCGGCTCCTCCGATCTTTCCACGTCACCGGCGTGTTCTGGTATCGCTTCCATTGCTGGGTCGTACGGACCTTCCCGCCGCCGGTCCTGGTCCTCTTCATCTATTTTTTCCAGGTCGCCTTCTTCCTCTGCCTACGGCGGATCCGCGCGGCGATCGCCTCGAATCTCGAGCCGGTCCTCGGTGCGTGCGGATGGTGGGAGAGGCAGCGGCGGATTTGGAGGACGATGCTGTCCTTCGGCTGGTGCCTGACGGAGCGCTACGAGCGCCTGAGCACGCAGCGGCCGTTCCACCTGGAGATGGAAAACGCCGCCCACCTGATGGAGGTGTCGGGGCCCGGCGCCGGCATCCTGTTCGTCACGGCGCACCTGGGAAACTACGAGGTCGGCTCGATGCTGCCGGCGGAGGTGGGGAGCCGTCCGGTCCACCTGGTCCGCGAGCCGGAGGCCGACCCGAAGGCGCAGGCCTTCATCCAGGACGTCCTGGCGGGATTCACTCAGACGCGCTACTCGATGCACTTCCAGAACAGCGACCCGCTCCAGGGGCTTGCGCTCCTGGACGCTCTGCGGCGCGGGGAAATCGTGGCGGTGCAGGGCGATCGGCCGCGCGCCGGGACGCGGGCGATCGAGGCGACGCTCTTCGGGAAGCCGTTCCCGCTGCCGCCGGGCCCCGCCGCGCTGGCGCGGACCTCCGGAGTCCCGATGCTCCCGGTGTTCGTCTTCCGCGAGCGGCGGCGGCGCTACCGCGTCGTGTTCCGCCCGCCGATCCGCGTGGCGCGCACCGACGACGCCTCCGCCGATCTCACCACCGCGATGCGGCAGGTGGCGGCGGAAGTCGAATGGGCGATCCGCGCCGCCCCCCACCAGTGGTTCTGCTTCAAACAGCTTTGGCCGTGAGCCAGGTGCTGAGGCTGCCGGCGGCGACGATCTCGCCGGCCGCTCCCACCTCGAAACGATAAGTGCTCAAAGGGGGCGCCAGTCCCGCCAGGCGGACGAACGCGGTGTGCGGTCGTCCCGCTTCGATCCGCGGCCGGGCGAATCGCACGTCCCGCGCTCCGACGAGGTAGCCGAGGAGAGCCCCTTCATTCCCCCCGCCTCGGCGGCGCTGAAGCGCTTCGAACACGGCCGCCGTCTGGGCCGCCATCTCGAGCGCCGCCAGAGCCGGCGCCGAGCCTGCCCCGGCGAGCGCGCACGCGGCCGGCACGCTGGCCGAGCAGGCGATCTCCTCCATGCTCCCGCCTTCGACGCCTTCCACGAAGCGCATCGGCGCGCGGTGCGGAATCAGCTCGTCGAGAGGAGGTACGTCAGGCAGAGGCCGAATCTCCCGGCCCATCGACGCGGCGATCGGGGAAAAGGGCGAGCCGAGCGCGACGAGGCCCTGGGCGACGATTTCCGCGTCACGGCGCACTGCCAGCCGGGTCGTCTTGTCGATCGCCGTCCCGCCGCTGGCATCCACCTGAAGCCTCTCGCCGGGCCCGACCAGGCGGCGGAATCGAAGCGAGTGAATCTCGGTGAGCGCCGGAGCGGCGACGCCGGGATCGATGGCGCGCAGGCCAAGGTCGAGAAGACAGACGCCCGGCAGGATCGGACGCCCCGGGAAGTGTCCTTCGAAGAGGATCCCGGAGGCGGGGATGGCGAGCGGGCGCCGGACGGCTGCCCGCGGGTCCGGGCTCACGCGCGCACGGCCGTGATCGCGGCGACCACGAACGCCGGGCAGACGTCGCGGATCCGCGCGATGTCGGGATAGACCCTGGCGTCGCGAAAGCCGCAGGCGTGAAGGGCCGCGGTCCAGTTCTCCGGCGCCAGAAACCCGCCCCTCGGGCGCCAGGGCGCGACCAGGCGCGGGGCGCGGAACACCCCCAGGAGGTTGAACAGGAACTCGATGCCGACCGGCCGATCGGCGAAGGGGCGGATGCACTCGGAGAGAACCAGGGATCCCCCCGGCTTCAGGACGCTCCGGATCTCCCCCAGCGTGAATTCGAGATCGCGCGCGACGTGCAGCGTGTTGATCCCCGTGACCAGCGCGAAGGGCTCCGCCGGCAGGCCCGCCTCGGCGAAGGGACGATCCATGTCGAGCCGGCTGAAGGCAAGCGGGACGGCCGCGAATCTCGCCGAAAGCCGCCTCTGGCCGCGGCGCAGGAAGGAGGGGGCGATTTCGGTGAAGCGGTAGGCCCGGATCCCCCCGGCCCGTCCGGTCTGGGCGAAGCGCTCCAGAATCGCCTCCGCCCCGCTTCCGAGGCCGCCGCCGAGCTCGAGGATCTCTCCTCCGGAAGGCAGAGCCCGCTCCGCCGCCAGAGCGCCGAGACGGTTGCTGATCGCGTAGATTGGGTTGTCGTTGGAGAAGTACTCGAACCAGGCCCCGATCCGATCGGGCGCGAACAGCGCCTCCTCGCCGCTCACCTCGCCGTGGAGCACCGCCGGGTAGTGTCCGGCCGCGAGATCGGCCATCCGGTACGACGCCAGCGACGACGGGTCGTGCTTTTGTTGGGCGTCGAGGATCTCGCGGAGATCGGGATCGGCCGGAATCGCCGCGACCCGATAGCGCCCTCCAACCTCGCGCGCGGCGATCCCCCGGGCAGCCAGCGTGGCGAGCAGCCATTCGACGGGCACGGGAGCGGCGGCCGGGTCGAGTCCGGCGCGCGCCGCGATCTCCGCGGCCGTCCCCGGCTCGCGCGCGGCCGGCTCGAGCCCCAGCTCGCCCGCGATCCGGACCGCGAGCCGCCCGACGTATTCTTCGAAGAGAACGCACGACCCGATGAAACGATCGTCGAACAGGGGAAGCAGCTCGGCGGGGAGCAGCCGCTCGAGGCGCTCGTCGCGTCCGGCTCGGAAGGCGGCAGGGAGCATCGAATCCCTCGCGGCGCTCAGGCCGAGGAGCCCGCGTCGACGACCAGCGTCTGGCCGGTGACGGAGGCGGCGCCCTCGGAGAGGAGGAACACCACCGACGCCGCCACCGAGACGGCGGTCACGCCGGCCGGCAGCGCTTCGGTGGCTCGCAGGGCGGCGACCTTCTCGGGCGTGGCGTCCGCGACCATCTCGGTCGGGACGAAACCGGGGATCACGGCGTTGACCCGGATGCCGCGCGAGCCGACCTCGCGGGCGAGGGAGCGCGTCAGCCCCAGGATCCCGGCCTTGGCGGCCCCATAGGCGGTCTGCCCCGCGACGCCGCGCATCGCGGTCAGGGACGACACGTTGACGATCGATCCGGCCCGCCGGCTCACCATCCGCGGGATCACCGCCCGGCAGCAGCGGAAGACCCCTCCGAGGTTCGCGTCGATCAGCTCCTCCCAGGCTTCGTCGGGGAGCGCCGCCAGGAGCGCGTCCTTCCGGACGCCGGCGTTGTTCACGAGACCGGCGATCGGCCCGACC is part of the Candidatus Polarisedimenticolia bacterium genome and harbors:
- a CDS encoding class I SAM-dependent methyltransferase, producing the protein MLPAAFRAGRDERLERLLPAELLPLFDDRFIGSCVLFEEYVGRLAVRIAGELGLEPAAREPGTAAEIAARAGLDPAAAPVPVEWLLATLAARGIAAREVGGRYRVAAIPADPDLREILDAQQKHDPSSLASYRMADLAAGHYPAVLHGEVSGEEALFAPDRIGAWFEYFSNDNPIYAISNRLGALAAERALPSGGEILELGGGLGSGAEAILERFAQTGRAGGIRAYRFTEIAPSFLRRGQRRLSARFAAVPLAFSRLDMDRPFAEAGLPAEPFALVTGINTLHVARDLEFTLGEIRSVLKPGGSLVLSECIRPFADRPVGIEFLFNLLGVFRAPRLVAPWRPRGGFLAPENWTAALHACGFRDARVYPDIARIRDVCPAFVVAAITAVRA
- a CDS encoding VOC family protein, with product MANTEPIDPRVDIGHVHLKVADLERALSFYRDVLGFELTQRYGDSAAFVSAGGYHHHIGMNVWESQGGSPPPRRSTGLYHVAIRYPDRRSLADALRRLLAAGVPLEGASDHGVSEALYLRDPDGNGLELYRDRPRDEWPRGAGGAVNMKTDPLDLESLLAELDTPP
- a CDS encoding class I SAM-dependent methyltransferase; translated protein: MFAVTMHVSSTLPSGSSPGDGPDPLHPHPPLKRYYASEEERRKRVSRWFDQAAAHYNFITQAMSLGSGHRYRKRALARAGLARGMKVLDVACGTGILSSHAQRIVGEEGLVVGLDLSAGMLRQARRGGVRHLAQGDAELLPVASGQFDFLDMGYALRHVADLRATFQEFRRVLKPGGKILILEITPPRSRFRLGLVRLCLGRVVPMIALLVGGGRGSQELMKYYWDTIETCVAPPVILAALREAGFSSAERHVELGIFSEYLAAS
- a CDS encoding SgcJ/EcaC family oxidoreductase → MEIDGRSAKWMKPEMPARFHPLFLASLALAFCLLIPACRKEATPAKAAAAKPDAAEVEAIAKLRESFLKAHNEGNIDRLMELFTEDAVLIPAEEATCEGKEEIAAYFNDILEENPSTLEFDVQEDRILSDWAFERIDVTLVTTDPVTREEIEVWVRYLWILKREAPGSWKIARLIFNTDDSDSKEEGKDLAPKT
- a CDS encoding cysteine synthase family protein produces the protein MTPERNALRNMLGSIGRTPLIRLERLPARDGAEIYVKWEGANPTGSMKDRMALSMVEGAERRGELEPGSRVIDYTGGSTGSSLAMVCAAKGYRALFASSDAFAEEKLQTMRAFGAELLIVKSENRRITPELIQTLIGRVRELAAEPQTFWTDQFNNTDNRAAYHAMADEILEALGGKVDAFVMGVGTGGCFSGNAERLKERLPAIRCAATEPATSRALSGEGKPGGHRQEGIGPGFVPKICRLDLADEIIAVTDDDAQATARRLAKEEGIFGGITSGANVWAAQRLAKQLGPGKRVVTVIVDSGLKYLQGDLYR
- a CDS encoding SDR family oxidoreductase gives rise to the protein MSTSKVALVTGGSRGIGSEVVRALAAGGWKVAFTWRAREEEAKRLCAELDGAARAYRFDLLDRRRPGELVLEVEEQVGPIAGLVNNAGVRKDALLAALPDEAWEELIDANLGGVFRCCRAVIPRMVSRRAGSIVNVSSLTAMRGVAGQTAYGAAKAGILGLTRSLAREVGSRGIRVNAVIPGFVPTEMVADATPEKVAALRATEALPAGVTAVSVAASVVFLLSEGAASVTGQTLVVDAGSSA
- a CDS encoding lysophospholipid acyltransferase family protein, encoding MIGSPAAPGTARRLARPPHAPERGWSWRLLRSFHVTGVFWYRFHCWVVRTFPPPVLVLFIYFFQVAFFLCLRRIRAAIASNLEPVLGACGWWERQRRIWRTMLSFGWCLTERYERLSTQRPFHLEMENAAHLMEVSGPGAGILFVTAHLGNYEVGSMLPAEVGSRPVHLVREPEADPKAQAFIQDVLAGFTQTRYSMHFQNSDPLQGLALLDALRRGEIVAVQGDRPRAGTRAIEATLFGKPFPLPPGPAALARTSGVPMLPVFVFRERRRRYRVVFRPPIRVARTDDASADLTTAMRQVAAEVEWAIRAAPHQWFCFKQLWP